The DNA region TGATAAAAATGATGTTATCCGCCTGAGGAACCGGATCCTTGCCGGTAAGACGGGCGCGGAACACCTTTAATAGCATGGCTGGCGAAAGGTTGAAACGACCCACAAGCAGGGATCCCAGGGCCGCCAAAACCAACAGCCCTGTCAGGCTTAGAAGAACCGCATTTTCTCGCCGGGAAAGAGGTATTTTCAGTCCTTGCTTTTGCATAGCCAAACAATAGAACGAAACTGAATAATAGTCAATAAAACCAAACAATAGTATAAAATGTATCGGTCCTACTATCAAAATCCACCATATGTCATAGAATGCATCGGTTTCTTTATGTGTTGATAATTATACCACACGTATATTAAGGTATCATATGATAGGTCATCTCATTTAAGTTTGGATTGGGTAAATAGTTCACATGGTGTGAATTATTTACCCAATTTTTTCATCCTTTATCTTGCTTTATCCTATTAGGAGCTGTCCCGTATAAGTTCCGGCATAAGTTGCCACCTGCTCTGGCTTCGATCCTGTTCTGAGCGGTATTGCTATCTGGAAATTTCTGCTTTCTATGGTTGTTTCACCGCAATTATTTTTTTTATCCCATAATTTACTATGTTGGTACGGTTGTTGCTACATTATTGTAATATGACTAAAGACGATATATAATCGTGCTCTATAATTAGGAGATAATATTGAAGCGGATAGTGGCGCGTATTACGTTTTTTCTGGTTTTCTGCGGCGTTTTAGCTGCGGAACCGGTGGAACCAGTAGCTTCCCTTACCCTCGAAGAGGCGCTTGATGCAGCCCTTAAAAACAACGTGGATTTGCAGAAAAGCCAACTTGCGGCATATCAATCTCTGCGTGAAAAGAACAATGGGTGGAATATGTTTTTGCCCTCCGTGTCCGCATCCCTGGGAATTGCGAATACCCATCCCATGCAACCTGCCGGGGATCCCACTAACTCCTGGAGCGCCGGCGCATCCGTAAGTTTGCAGCTTTCTGCGGCAATACCGGCGAATATAAAACTGCTTGATTACAAAGCAGTGGCCGCAGAAGCGGCCTATGATAATACCAGGCGGACACTGGTCACTCAAGTGTCTACAAGCTTTTACAGCCTGCTTGCGGAGAATATGAATCTTGAAATCCTGCAGAACGATATGGAGCTTAAAAAGCAGCAATACGAACAGACAAACAAAAATTATCAAAACGGCCTGGCCTCGGAGCTTGAAATGCTCAACGCCATGTACGCATATCAAATTGCAGGCCCGACGCTGAACGATGCAGCTGTCAAATATGAGCAAAATCGTGCCGCTTTTTTACTACTAATCGGGCTTGACGCCTCCGGCGGAGGTACCGGCGCCATGGAACTCGAAGGTCTTATTGAGGTAAAGCTGCTCGACCTTCCCCCGGTAGGGGAACTGACTGCGCGGTACCGCGAGAACCGGTATGACGTGCGCTCCCAGGCCCTTACCCTTGAACAGGCAAAGCTCGGTGCGCAAATCGGATCGGTAAACAGGGCGCCCAGCATCAGTTTTTCTGAAAGCATAAGTTTAAGCCCGCCCCAAAACGCGGGGTTCACCTTCGACGATCCCAGCTCATCGGGCAGGTTTTCACTTTCAGTTTCGATTCCAATTTCATCGTGGATTCCCGGCTCATCCCAATCCCTGAATGCGAAGACCCTGAAAGAAAACGCCGCCCAAACAGAATCATCCCTGGACACGGTGCGGAAAAACGCAGCCCAGGATATTCAAAAAAAAGTAGATGAGATCGGACGGATCCGTGAGAATCTGGAGTCCGCCACCCTCAATTTAAGGATTACTTCCAGGGCATACGAACTTTCGGAGCAGGGTTACCGCGGGGGCCTGGTGAGCCAGACGGATTTGCAGAATGCCAACAAAAACATGGTAAACGCGAAACAAACGCTTCTTAATACGAATACCAGTTATTTAGCCGCAGTGTACAATTTGGCTGCGGCCCTGGGGCTTGATATTGCCGAAGTATATACATTGTACGCACAGGGGAACATATGATTAAAGGGGATGTGATCGCAAAAGTTATTGTAATTGTACTTATTGCGGCATTTTTGGGGATTGCGGCGTTTAATATGCTTGCACCGAAAGCTTCGCCGGCTATGGGTAATGCTCCTGCGGGTATGCCCCCGGGTGGGAACGCTCCGGCAAGCGGGCAGAGGGCTGCGCAGGGCGGGCAGGGCGGCGGGCAATCAGGGGGTCCAGCGGGGAGTACTGCGGGAAACACCGCTGGAAGTACCGCCGCCGGAAGTACCGCGGGGAACTCGGCAGGGGGTTCCGGGGGGCGTCCTGCTGCGGGCAGGCCGGCTGCCAATGCTATTACCGTCTTGGCAAAAACACTGCAACCGGAAACTATCAGGCAGGTTGTTAAGCTTAACGGCGATGTATCTTCCCAGTCGGAAGTCAACGTAATGCCGGATACTTCGGGCAAAATAACCCGCATGATAAAAAACCTGGGCGATACGGTGCAGCGCGGCGAAGTTATCGCCTATATCGATCCTTCCCGGGCCGGACAATCCTATTCGGAAAATCCGGTTACCTCTCCGGTGGCGGGTACGATTTCCAGCCTGCCTGTTACTACCGGAAGCACTGTTTCGTCGGCCACGGTGGTCGCGGTGGTCGGTTCCCTGGACAATCTTAAAATTACGATTTATGTTGCAGAGAAATACAGCGCCTATCTGCGGAGGGGGCTCCCGGCCATTGTTTCCTTCACCTTCGCACCGGATGAAGAATTCGCAGCATCCGTATCGTCTATCAGCCCGGTGGTCAACAATAAAAACCGTACCATCGAAACAACCTTGCTTCTGGACAAACGGGACGGGCGGATTAAGCAGGGAATGTTTGCGTCAGTGTATTTGGTTATCCGCGAGGAAAATCGATCCCTGGTTATTCCCCGGGCCGCAGTAAAAAATTATAACGGCGATCCGACAGTATATATAATAGATGAAAATAACCTTGCCCGGCGTGTTCCTATTAGCCTGGGATTAACCAACGATTCGGACGCCCAGGTTATTTCAGGGCTAAAGGCAGGGGACCGGGTTATTACAGCCGGTTCGGTCACCGACGGTTCCCCGGTGCGTATTGCCGCCGCAGGGCTTTCCTC from Treponema primitia ZAS-2 includes:
- a CDS encoding TolC family protein; this translates as MKRIVARITFFLVFCGVLAAEPVEPVASLTLEEALDAALKNNVDLQKSQLAAYQSLREKNNGWNMFLPSVSASLGIANTHPMQPAGDPTNSWSAGASVSLQLSAAIPANIKLLDYKAVAAEAAYDNTRRTLVTQVSTSFYSLLAENMNLEILQNDMELKKQQYEQTNKNYQNGLASELEMLNAMYAYQIAGPTLNDAAVKYEQNRAAFLLLIGLDASGGGTGAMELEGLIEVKLLDLPPVGELTARYRENRYDVRSQALTLEQAKLGAQIGSVNRAPSISFSESISLSPPQNAGFTFDDPSSSGRFSLSVSIPISSWIPGSSQSLNAKTLKENAAQTESSLDTVRKNAAQDIQKKVDEIGRIRENLESATLNLRITSRAYELSEQGYRGGLVSQTDLQNANKNMVNAKQTLLNTNTSYLAAVYNLAAALGLDIAEVYTLYAQGNI
- a CDS encoding efflux RND transporter periplasmic adaptor subunit — protein: MIKGDVIAKVIVIVLIAAFLGIAAFNMLAPKASPAMGNAPAGMPPGGNAPASGQRAAQGGQGGGQSGGPAGSTAGNTAGSTAAGSTAGNSAGGSGGRPAAGRPAANAITVLAKTLQPETIRQVVKLNGDVSSQSEVNVMPDTSGKITRMIKNLGDTVQRGEVIAYIDPSRAGQSYSENPVTSPVAGTISSLPVTTGSTVSSATVVAVVGSLDNLKITIYVAEKYSAYLRRGLPAIVSFTFAPDEEFAASVSSISPVVNNKNRTIETTLLLDKRDGRIKQGMFASVYLVIREENRSLVIPRAAVKNYNGDPTVYIIDENNLARRVPISLGLTNDSDAQVISGLKAGDRVITAGSVTDGSPVRIAAAGLSSNTD